One window of the Phycodurus eques isolate BA_2022a chromosome 7, UOR_Pequ_1.1, whole genome shotgun sequence genome contains the following:
- the LOC133405271 gene encoding arfaptin-2-like, producing the protein MAEAIMSKAATVEIPINNNGDTGAQPEDDSLEQDLQQVMVSGPNLNETSIVSGGYGGPAGGIIPTSTIKGPAIRFNPEYLDRGRAPAPAPDIRMKSRAASLPSSQQLSASTNHNTNNAMEEVSRGVAVEKLDSVKKWGINTYKCTKQMFSERFGRGSRTVDLELEAQIDVLRDTKSKYENILRLATALTSHFQSMVQTQQALGDTFTDLSQKSPELQDEFGYNAETQKLLCKNGESLLGAVNFFVSSIDTLVNKTMEDTLMTIKHYENARLEFDAYRSDLEELSLGPRDSGAMVRIDMAQHDYQVHRDKYERLRSDVTIKLKFLEENKVKVMHKQLLLFHNAISAYFAGNQQQLEQTLVQFNVKLKPPGADKPSWLEEP; encoded by the exons ATGGCAGAGGCTATCATGAGCAAAGCTGCCACCGTGGAGATCCCCATTAACAACAATGGAGACACTGGGGCACAGCCAGAGGATGACAGTCTGGAGCAG GATTTGCAACAGGTGATGGTGTCGGGGCCCAACCTCAACGAAACCAGCATCGTGTCGGGAGGTTATGGCGGTCCAGCGGGGGGCATCATTCCAACCAGCACCATCAAAG GGCCTGCCATACGTTTCAACCCCGAGTATTTGGACAGAGGACGTGCCCCCGCGCCTGCACCAG ACATCCGCATGAAATCCAGGGCCGCTAGCTTGCCGAGCAGCCAGCAGCTCTCAG cttCCACGAACCATAACACCAACAACGCGATGGAAGAAGTGTCCCGCGGCGTGGCAGTGGAGAAGCTGGATAGTGTGAAGAAATGGGGCATAAACACATATAAG TGCACCAAGCAGATGTTCTCAGAGCGTTTTGGCCGAGGCTCGCGGACGGTCGACTTGGAGCTGGAGGCTCAGATTGACGTGCTGCGAGACACCAAGAGCAAGTACGAGAACATCCTCAGACTAGCCACGGCGCTCACCAGCCACTTCCAGAGTATGGTGCAGACGCAGCAGGCTCTCGGGGATACGTTCACTGACCTCAGCCAGAAGTCACCGGAGCTGCAG GACGAGTTCGGGTATAACGCAGAAACCCAAAAGCTATTGTGCAAGAACGGTGAGTCCCTGCTGGGCGCCGTCAACTTCTTTGTGTCCAGTATCGACACTCTGGTCAACAAAACCATGGAGGACACGCTGATGACCATCAAGCACTACGAAAACGCAAG GTTGGAGTTTGACGCCTACCGGTCCGACTTGGAAGAGCTGAGTTTGGGCCCGAGGGACAGCGGCGCCATGGTCCGCATCGACATGGCCCAGCACGACTACCAAGTGCACAGGGACAAATACGAGCGGCTGCGCAGCGACGTCACCATCAAGCTCAAGTTTTTAGAGGAGAACAAG GTGAAGGTGATGCACAAGCAGCTGCTCCTCTTCCACAACGCCATCTCGGCATACTTCGCCGGCAACCAGCAGCAGCTGGAACAAACTCTGGTGCAGTTCAACGTCAAGTTAAAGCCGCCCGGCGCCGACAAGCCGTCCTGGCTGGAGGAACCGTGA